From a single Staphylococcus epidermidis genomic region:
- a CDS encoding CDP-glycerol--poly(glycerophosphate) glycerophosphotransferase: MTKQNIFIDDIYWERVQLFVKGHFEGVKPTRNFLLRNLTETKLLNANHVNIQGSTFEARFNIAILEKGNFLGTGNYILINRQEDEYVCQINPKFLNDKKNQMTLEELRDYNSLETQSLQKSYLLKKYGKSFQRYNNKEIKSYVIVPAISQEINEFIFKVQYKSEIKKISKLKQLSYILHKALRKISFNVRDKIYLSVFNISKTVYKNNKNHVLFTSDSRANMSGNFKFIYEEMLKQQLDKKLVIHSIFKPNIANRRSFIDKLKFPYFLGKSKYILVDDYHPMIYKLQFRENQEIVQVWHAVGAFKTVGFSRTGKKGGPFIDSIGHRNYSKAYVSSNNDILYYAEAFGIEEHRVIPTGVPRTDVLFDESYKTRIKQSLETKLPIIKNKKVILFAPTFRGNGHRTAHYPFFKINFARLASYCEEHQATVLFKMHPFVRNKLNIPAIYSKYFLDISNYREVNDVLFITDILISDYSSLIYEFSVFKKPMLFYAFDLEDYIYTRDFYEPYETFVPGKIVKTFDELILALENNDFELEKVKPFLNKNFKYKDGKSSERLVKDLFNKFFQ; this comes from the coding sequence ATGACAAAGCAAAATATATTTATAGATGACATTTATTGGGAACGTGTCCAACTCTTCGTCAAAGGACATTTTGAAGGAGTAAAACCTACAAGAAATTTCCTTCTTAGAAATCTAACAGAAACAAAACTATTAAATGCCAATCATGTTAATATTCAAGGGTCAACTTTTGAGGCAAGATTTAATATTGCTATTTTAGAAAAAGGTAATTTTTTAGGTACAGGCAATTATATATTAATCAACCGACAAGAAGATGAATATGTCTGCCAAATTAACCCCAAATTTTTGAATGATAAAAAAAATCAGATGACTTTAGAGGAGTTAAGAGATTACAACTCACTTGAGACCCAATCGTTACAAAAAAGTTATTTATTAAAAAAGTATGGTAAAAGTTTCCAAAGATATAATAACAAAGAGATTAAATCTTACGTCATTGTTCCGGCAATATCCCAAGAAATTAATGAGTTTATTTTTAAAGTTCAATATAAATCTGAAATAAAGAAAATAAGTAAACTTAAGCAATTATCATACATATTACATAAAGCTTTGAGGAAAATTAGCTTCAATGTGAGAGATAAAATATATTTGTCGGTATTTAACATTTCCAAAACAGTATATAAGAATAATAAAAATCATGTTTTGTTTACATCAGATTCTAGAGCAAATATGTCAGGAAATTTTAAATTTATATACGAAGAAATGCTTAAACAACAATTGGACAAAAAACTTGTCATTCATTCTATTTTTAAACCTAATATAGCAAATAGGAGATCGTTTATTGATAAATTAAAATTTCCATATTTTTTAGGAAAATCTAAATATATCTTGGTTGATGATTATCATCCGATGATATATAAACTTCAATTTAGAGAAAACCAAGAAATAGTTCAAGTATGGCATGCTGTGGGTGCTTTTAAGACTGTAGGATTTAGTAGAACTGGGAAAAAAGGAGGACCTTTCATAGACTCTATTGGACATAGGAATTATAGTAAAGCTTATGTTTCGTCAAATAATGATATTCTTTACTATGCTGAAGCTTTTGGAATTGAAGAACATAGGGTTATTCCAACAGGTGTTCCACGTACGGATGTTTTGTTCGATGAATCTTATAAAACACGCATTAAACAAAGTTTAGAAACAAAATTACCAATTATAAAAAATAAAAAAGTCATTCTTTTTGCACCTACATTTAGAGGAAATGGACATCGCACAGCACACTATCCTTTCTTTAAAATTAATTTTGCAAGATTAGCTAGTTATTGTGAAGAACATCAAGCTACTGTTCTGTTTAAAATGCATCCTTTTGTTAGAAATAAATTAAATATCCCAGCAATTTATAGTAAATATTTTTTAGATATTTCAAATTACCGCGAAGTAAATGATGTATTGTTCATTACGGATATTTTAATCTCTGATTATTCTTCTTTAATCTATGAATTTTCAGTTTTTAAAAAACCAATGCTTTTTTATGCTTTTGATTTGGAAGATTATATTTACACGAGAGATTTTTATGAACCTTATGAAACCTTTGTTCCTGGTAAAATAGTGAAAACTTTTGATGAGCTTATTTTAGCTTTAGAAAATAATGATTTTGAATTAGAAAAGGTGAAGCCGTTTTTAAATAAAAATTTTAAATATAAAGATGGTAAATCAAGTGAACGATTAGTTAAAGATTTATTTAACAAATTTTT
- a CDS encoding alcohol dehydrogenase catalytic domain-containing protein, with product MINQVYQLVSPRQFEATFKTIDLHNHNSKVIVRPLYLSICAADLRYYCGNRDSKILSKKLPMSLIHESVGEIVYDSEHRLKNGTKVVMIPNTPSKSHNIIAENYLTSSHFKSSGYDGFMQDYIVMKPDRVVTLPQEIDLSVASYTELVTVSVHAIDRFQSKAIPQFESLGIWGDGNLGYITAVLLKKLYPTTKIIVFGKTLYKLSRFSFVDEIIQIDNIPQHIKIDHAFECVGGKGSQQAIEQIINIINPEGSIALLGVSELPIQVNTRMVLEKGLTIIGSSRSGLKDFEKTIELYRKYPEVLNQLALLKGKEFEINTIEDLITAFEYDISNAWGKTVLKWNI from the coding sequence ATGATTAATCAAGTATATCAATTAGTAAGTCCACGACAATTTGAAGCAACATTTAAAACTATTGATTTACATAATCATAATAGCAAAGTTATTGTTCGACCCTTATATTTGTCAATTTGTGCAGCCGACTTGAGATATTATTGTGGAAATAGAGATAGCAAAATTTTATCTAAGAAATTACCTATGTCATTGATTCATGAAAGTGTAGGTGAAATTGTATACGACTCTGAACATCGACTGAAAAATGGAACTAAGGTTGTTATGATTCCCAATACACCGTCTAAATCGCATAATATTATTGCAGAAAATTATTTAACTTCTAGTCATTTTAAGTCAAGTGGTTATGATGGTTTTATGCAAGATTATATAGTAATGAAACCTGATAGAGTAGTCACTTTACCACAAGAAATTGATTTGAGTGTAGCGTCGTATACTGAATTAGTTACAGTTAGTGTTCATGCAATAGATCGTTTTCAATCAAAAGCAATACCACAATTTGAATCATTGGGGATATGGGGAGACGGTAATTTAGGGTATATCACTGCAGTTTTACTAAAAAAACTATATCCTACTACAAAAATAATAGTTTTTGGAAAAACATTATATAAATTAAGCCGTTTTTCATTTGTAGATGAAATTATTCAAATTGACAATATTCCTCAACATATCAAAATTGATCATGCATTTGAATGCGTGGGTGGTAAAGGAAGTCAGCAGGCTATTGAACAAATTATTAATATTATTAATCCTGAAGGGAGTATCGCTTTATTAGGAGTGAGCGAACTGCCTATACAAGTGAATACAAGAATGGTTTTAGAAAAAGGTTTAACTATAATTGGTAGTAGCAGAAGTGGTTTAAAGGATTTTGAAAAAACTATTGAATTGTATCGTAAATATCCTGAAGTTCTTAATCAATTAGCATTACTTAAAGGTAAAGAATTTGAAATAAATACCATAGAAGATCTCATTACAGCGTTCGAATATGATATTTCTAACGCATGGGGAAAAACAGTTTTAAAATGGAATATTTAA
- a CDS encoding 2-C-methyl-D-erythritol 4-phosphate cytidylyltransferase: protein MIYAGILAGGIGSRMGNVPLPKQFLSLQGKPIIIHTVEKFLMYKDFDEIIIATPQKWINYMLDLLNNYQLDDKKIKVIQGGDDRNHSIMNIIESIEQHKKLNDEDIIVTHDAVRPFLTNRIIRENVEYASQYGAVDTVVNAVDTIISSNDAQFISGIPIRSEMYQGQTPQTFKIKELKDSYLSLTQSQKEILTDACKILVELGKPVKLVKGELFNIKITTPYDLKVANSIITGAVDND from the coding sequence ATGATTTATGCGGGTATATTAGCAGGTGGTATTGGTTCTAGAATGGGAAATGTTCCATTACCCAAACAATTTTTATCATTACAAGGAAAACCTATTATTATTCATACAGTAGAGAAATTTTTAATGTATAAGGACTTTGATGAAATCATCATTGCCACGCCTCAAAAGTGGATCAATTATATGCTCGATTTGCTAAACAATTATCAATTAGACGATAAGAAAATAAAAGTAATACAAGGCGGAGACGACCGAAATCACTCTATAATGAATATTATAGAAAGCATTGAGCAACATAAAAAATTAAATGATGAAGATATAATCGTTACCCATGATGCAGTTAGGCCATTTCTAACAAATCGAATTATTAGAGAGAATGTGGAATATGCCAGTCAATATGGTGCAGTAGATACGGTTGTTAATGCTGTTGATACTATCATTTCTTCAAATGATGCACAATTTATTTCTGGGATTCCAATAAGAAGTGAGATGTATCAAGGACAGACGCCTCAAACTTTTAAAATAAAAGAGTTAAAGGATAGCTATTTATCGTTAACTCAATCTCAAAAGGAAATATTAACTGACGCGTGTAAAATACTCGTAGAATTGGGTAAGCCAGTAAAATTAGTCAAAGGAGAGTTATTTAACATAAAAATAACAACACCATATGATTTAAAAGTTGCGAATTCAATTATTACTGGAGCTGTTGATAATGATTAA
- a CDS encoding branched-chain amino acid aminotransferase: protein MSEKVKFEKRESLKEKPDTANLGFGQYFTDYMLSVDYDADQGWHDMKIVPYAPFEISPAAQGLHYGQAVFEGLKAYKHNGEVVLFRPDQNFKRINNSLARLEMPEVDEEALLEGLKQLIDVERDWVPEGEGQSLYIRPFVFATEGVLGVRSSHQYKLLIILSPSGAYYGGDTLKSTKIYVEDEYVRAVRGGVGFAKVAGNYAASLLAQTNANKLGYDQVLWLDGVEQKYVEEVGSMNIFFVENGKVVTPALNGSILPGITRKSIIQLAEDLGYEVEERRVSIEELFNAYDKGELTEVFGSGTAAVISPVGTLRYEDREIVINNNEPGKITQKLYDTYTGIQSGKLEDKYGWRVEVPKY from the coding sequence ATGTCAGAAAAAGTAAAATTCGAAAAAAGAGAGTCTTTAAAAGAAAAACCTGATACAGCAAACTTAGGATTTGGACAATATTTCACAGACTATATGTTAAGTGTTGATTATGACGCTGATCAAGGATGGCATGATATGAAGATTGTGCCGTACGCACCATTTGAAATTTCACCAGCAGCGCAAGGGTTACATTATGGTCAGGCAGTTTTTGAAGGCCTTAAAGCCTATAAACATAATGGAGAAGTTGTATTATTCCGCCCAGATCAAAACTTCAAACGTATTAATAATTCTTTAGCACGTTTAGAAATGCCAGAAGTTGATGAAGAAGCATTATTAGAAGGGTTGAAGCAGCTTATCGACGTTGAACGAGATTGGGTACCTGAAGGCGAAGGTCAATCGTTATATATTCGTCCTTTTGTATTTGCTACTGAAGGTGTTTTGGGTGTACGTTCTTCACATCAATATAAATTACTAATTATTTTATCTCCGTCAGGCGCTTATTATGGTGGTGACACATTAAAGTCAACTAAAATTTATGTCGAAGATGAATATGTACGTGCAGTACGTGGAGGTGTAGGTTTCGCTAAAGTTGCAGGTAACTATGCTGCCAGCTTACTCGCACAAACAAACGCTAATAAATTAGGTTATGACCAAGTATTGTGGCTTGATGGTGTTGAACAAAAATATGTTGAAGAAGTTGGTAGTATGAATATTTTCTTCGTAGAAAATGGAAAAGTAGTTACGCCAGCATTAAACGGTAGTATCTTGCCTGGTATCACTAGAAAGTCAATTATTCAATTAGCTGAAGATTTAGGTTATGAAGTTGAAGAGAGAAGAGTTTCTATAGAAGAGCTGTTTAACGCATATGATAAAGGTGAACTTACAGAAGTATTTGGTTCAGGTACAGCAGCTGTTATCTCTCCTGTAGGTACACTTCGCTATGAAGATAGAGAAATTGTTATTAATAACAATGAACCTGGTAAAATCACTCAAAAATTATATGACACATATACTGGTATTCAAAGTGGCAAATTAGAAGATAAATACGGATGGAGAGTAGAAGTTCCTAAGTATTAA